Part of the Phragmites australis chromosome 23, lpPhrAust1.1, whole genome shotgun sequence genome is shown below.
ttagttaggttcatATTATTaccatctacatgttaaaattatgtacaTATATGAAAGTACCATTGTTTtctccataattaaatgaatgtgttaaatattgataaattcataaataaatattgagatgtccaaaaatggtgaaactaattttttttaatctttttttgtcatgctctgtgCAATAAAAAATGGACTCGGGATTGGTGGATCCACCTAGTTAATATATCAAATGCTCCAGCTCAGCATCAAGGGACTATCTTGAGACTTGTATCGAAGGTCAGTGATGCCTCTACTGGAGTGATTGCATTTTTATAGAATAATTTGGAAAGTGCTGTTTGTATCTGCCCTTTTACCCTCACTTGcatgtttttttccttctattttACTTATATTGTTTTTTTAAGAGAAACAGTAGGGGAATCCCTTACTGTGGTAATTATATTAatatagaagaaaaaacaaGGCAACTGTACAAAGAAACctcataaaagaaaaggaggaagagaaggggCTACACAAGCGAAGAGATCCAAGAAGAGACCAGGGGCCTCAGAGATACAGCCATCCTAACGGTTGTAAGGACATATTCTGAGTAAAGTTGACTTTCCAACCACTAAAAGAAGGGTTAATCCTCTGAAAATAAACTTATTTCTTTATTTCCAAATATTCTAGGCTGTTATAGTGAAAATCTCCAGGAAGAAGGGACAATGAAACTCCCTTTTGACTCTATGCAACATTAGGAAGAATTGAAGGCGTTGACAATTTACTTATATTGTTGGTTAGGCTATTGGTGAATGTAACACACGTAAGGTGGATGACACTATTGCTTCAAAATATCGAGCAATAAGTGAATCTAATGATGGTCTAGTATTTGCTGACTTCTGTTTTCACACATTATTGTATCAAGAACCACCTCAAGGGTACGTTTTCCTTGCTAAATTAGggaaaattataaaacatattttgaaTTTCGGACATTTGACTACCATTAAATTCTTCAGTATTGGATGCCCGGCAGGACTTTCAGTTGCCCAATCAGATCGTGTTACTGGAAACTACCGGTAAAAGGTGACACACTTACATCAAGAAAGGTAATACAAAAATGATTTTGGTCTTCAGATGAACATGCATAATCATGTCTGCGCATGTATTCACGCATTTTAGTTGTTGAGTGTACTACCTTCACAGTGCACTTTCACTTAAATGGAAACTAAATTGAGAACGTAGATGTTCGTATGATCTGCATGCGTAAATACGTGTGATTGACACCAACTGATGTATCTTCTTTCGGGTCCCATAAAATAATCTTCAGGAACTTAGTTGGCTAGCTTGCGCAGAGCGGTCGCAGTCTTGGAGCCCAATGGCCTGCCCAGATGCTTGGAGATGTAATCACCGGCCTCCATGAGCCTGTTGAGGTCGATGTTGGTCTCTATCCCCAGGCCATGGAGCATGTACACAACATCCTCGGTGGCAACATTGCCAGTGGCGCCCTTTGCGTACGGGCAGCCTCCGAGGCCCGACACTGATGAGTCCACTATACTGATCCCCATCTGacaaaacaaagaaaatgtTGGGCTAAGGTGAGCTTTTTTTGAATGTTATGGACTTATGGTGACAGTGCAGAGAAAATGTATGTTTGCTTACTTGAAGGGAAACTAGGATGTTGGCAAGGGCTTGGCCGTATGTATCATGGAAATGAACAGCAATCTTGTCTACTGGAACAAAGGACATGACAGCTTCAAGCATAGCAGctacactacctgaaacagaCAACATAACAAGGAGCACAGATGTCCCAATGAGATATACAACTCATAACGTCTTTTTTTCTGAGAGATAGAGGATAAGCAAATCATACTAACATATTGGAAAAATGAGAACAATCAAAACTATAGTATTACGGCTCATAATTAGCAGGTGATCtgttgtgcttcctctgttctTGGTTAACATTATTTTAGCATGTTAGTGGAAAAAAAATGTTCTGAAGTGGTACCAAATGTAGAACTTTGCTTCTTCAAACAGTTTCCACAACTGTCAAGTGCTAACTGCTGACAGAAAAAAGTACTGAAAACAGCGGATGAAGTGCTGAAAGCATTGACAAGAACAATCAGTACCTGGTGTACCAACACCAATTGTGTCTCCAAGTGAAATCTCCGAGCAGCCCATGTCGTAAAGCTCTTTAGCTACATATGCCACCTTCAATGGATGGATTGTGCCTTCGACAGGGCACGCAATCACACATGAAACATACCTAGTGCAATCAGAAGAGGATTAAAGATTTCAGACCAGATTGCTCCAAACAGCTTCAGTACTCGGCTCTCCATTTACACTTGTTTCAGGATTAGAGACCAAAAGTTCATGTAGCTTACCCGCGGATACGTATTCCATGTTTCTTGGCAGCAGCAGTAACATCACGGTACCGAACAAGGCTTTCCTCAATAGTACAGTTAATGTTCGACTTAGAGAAGGATTCAGAGGCAGATACAAAAACTGCAACTTCTTTTGCACCAGCTGCAACAGCAGCCTCAAATCCCTGCAAACCACCAATTCGTCACTTTAGATTGGATCCTTTAGTAGCAAATATGCATAGCACTATTAACGCTGTGCAGTAGAGTTCTGAAAAAAATGATAAAGAACTTACTCTGAGGTTAGGAGTTAACACTGGATACCGCACATCAGGAACCTGCTGGATCCCTTTGAGGACTTCCTTTGCATCAGCTAGCTGCAGTATCCAAACTGAGCTAAATAAGAAATTCATGTCTTGTCATGCGAATTACTGTATTCACCAGATAGCTCCACATGATTTAAATACATCACCTGTGGCACCCATTTTGGGGATACAAAACTTGTGGCTTCAACTACTGACAAACCTGCAGCCACTAATTTATGTATCAGCTGGATCTTTACAGATGTTGGTACATTGCTTTTCTCATTTTGCAGACCATCTCGTGGTCCAACTTCAACTACCTTCACAAACGTTGGTAGATCCCTCAGAACCTGAAGACAAGAATGTTGAACAAATGGATTAAAGGAAAGCATGGTGGTGCTATTATCGCGAtcctttttgtaatttttacaaTTGCACTTATTAACttatgatgaaaaaaaaaaagaatcgatAACACAATGACAATGGACAAAATTtccgtttaaaaaaaaacaatggacAAAATCATATGGCAGTTCAGTCctatttgtgcaatttaaaCTACCTTGCGAGGAAGATCTCTAAGTTCCACTCCATCACAGGACGAATTAGTATTATGGCATTGTGGATGCCATAGATGAGAATTGCCATGGAAGATCATCTGAGTGCTACCATTGCAGGAGTTATTGTACCTGAGAGTGAATCAACAATACGCAATTTTAACATCATTCCTTCACTTGGCAGTTTTTTGAAGAAAAGCAATTAACAAAGGATACAATAGGTAAAAACAATTAGTGAAGTGATAATGATCGTCAATTTCACTTGAGTGATTGATACCATTATGCCCCCTCAATGGTGCATAATCATAAGCCTCTAAATATTGGAATCATAAGCCTCAATTAACGGTCGTCATTTCACACGGAAGCTAGGTTCAGGAATCAGGATAGAAAAACTTACTTGCCAGTGCTGCGATCATCAGCTGTTGCCCTACGACAAGCACTTGGCGACGAGAACCGCTCAAGTCTGTTAATACTCAACTTTGGCAGGTCTCCGAGACCAAGTGGCTCCTCAAGGCTTGACATTCTACAAACAACAATTGCAATCACAAGTTCTTTGATCTAGCAGAAGAAGAGGGGAGAGAACCATGAACAAACAGGGCACCGGCCGCGATAGACAAGCATACCTCGATCGATCGATGGACAAGCAAGAAGCTCAATCGGGTCGATGGGCGCGAGGTATGTGAACACACCAATCCGGTGGACGGGCGCAAGGTATGCCGCTCGAATTTGACGCGACCCGCGGCGGAAATCTCTTGTTTGGTGGGGGGAATGGCGGTGGGCGGAGATGGCGAGGTCGCAGCTGCCGAAAGCGCGACCCTCCGCGTGGGGAAGAAGGGAAGGAAGCAGGGAACCGGTGGCCACGGCGCCGCGTGGACCTGGTCCACGCCTCGGGCGCCTGGGGTCCCATGTGTCAGTGGGTGTGGAGTTATGAGCCCCGGTGTACGGAGTGGTGGTGTGGCGGGCCGCGTGGGAGTGGCGTTGGTCGGCGGGTACTTTTCAGTTGGGTATCCACTAGAACCGGATCGGGCTCCGAGCGATATGTATCCACTAGAAGCTTCTCAGTGCAAATACCGCTGAAGCTTCATGTTGCAAATGGGAGGCATGGGTGGAAAATAGATAGCAGTTATTTGAATTATCTGATatttgtatttgttaaaatacgaatatggatatttatatttgtatttgGTTTTGAAATGGATGCTAAAATAGATGTAttcgaattcgttttcgagattcggatttgaatatgaatattcGAATTGCTTTGAATTCGGATATGGAAATGAATAATATTCGTATCGGTCAACTAGGGAATCAAATTGCGCTAAAGTTTTAGAGATTTTAGAGATGAACAAAAGTTATATATTCTGGCTcaatcaaatttgatcaaaatttagACAAAATTGATCAAATTTTAGGCAACTTTgatcaaaaaattaaatttccgACATGAATTTGAACGAAATTTATAAAACTTTGGTAATTTCAGTAATTtcaaatgcaaataaattttttacaCACCAAAGTAAAATTCTTGTCATTAAAGGTGTAGGATATTGGTATACAAcccgatcgagtagatatccaaATGCGGATCCAGATTCAAACAATCTAATTCGTATTTGCATTTGTggatatttgaatttatatttgCATTTGTATTTGTATTAATATGTGGATAGCAATGTAAAAAATGGAATATTCCATCCGTATCCAGTGTCATTGGACCCATTTAGATAATGAGATCCGATTTGCAAAGGTGTATTTATTATTAAATCATACTCGAATGAAAACGAGTGCATTGACAATTAGAAAAATAGCTGGTTTTTCTTCACATTTTCCAGTAGAGATGGATATCTTATTGGATTTTTAGCTGAACTGAATGAGATAATGATTAAATTTGCACATGCGCAACGTGGCGAAGATGATGGCAAAACGTGCCATTGGATGGaaaagagttttgcaacaaCATTGTCCTAAACTTGATGATTTACACTTAGATTATCTATAAAATTTTGCACTTTCTTGATATGTTCTAAACTCTTTCACTTTGTATAAGCTGGTCTTCTTTTACCATTGATGTCATGTACGAGATAAGGGGAGCTTAAAAAGTACCAACccaaataaaatttattgaattttaaAGGGCTGAAATACGAATTTTATGAGCATCAAGACGAGAATGGTATGTCTCTTCTCTCCGAGTCTCAATTGAGTCATAAATCACCATTGTTCTACAGATATTCGACAACATATACTATCAACGACGCCTTATGATCCCTCTTGTTCAATGATATCCTTGCTATGACATGCTCCTATACatcatctcttttttttagaaCTTGTCAAAATTATTAGCTTAGGTCATATCGCCTTGCCAAGGTTGATGGTGTCCATCTACCTTTGCTACATGTTGCGTCTCCAACGACGACTAACGACTGTGTACTCGTTTTCTCAAGTTGTTAAACGCTAGCACAATTAAGATGTTGTATACGCTTGTGATACCTTTATAAAGTCAAACCTTCCACTTTGCTAGTCTATGCAGAACTCCAATTTTTTCCATTCACTATGCTAATTTCTACAGAAATACCTGTTTTCGATACTAAGGTGATTAATACTTTTGAAATTATCTATGACATGGCATGCATTCCTTCTGGAAAGACCaggatatgaatttttttttctctctccattATGTTGAACTCGTAGATGagcacatgatatttgtacAATTACgcaaaatcaaaattttgtaCGAATTTAAAATAAACTGAAGTGGCTCAGTAAAAAAAGTATGTTTGAGGAAATTTTTGGTAAAATATTTTTGAGGAACTATTTTGCAGTTTACTTAGCAACAATGTTACTGAATATGGATATGTATATAGGTGTCAGAATCCCATTCGGATTCAGATGTTAGATTCGGCAAAGAAAAATTGCACACGTGAAATACATCTCGGAATTCGACTCGGATTCGGGGTATCCgattcagtaaaaaaaaatagacacggGTGTTGAGACTCGGAGTCATATGTCAGATTCGGCAAATAAAATTTGCACACGCGAAATACAACTCGAATTcagggtgtccgattcggcaaaaaaaaaaactggacaTGAGTGTCTAGACTCGAATTTGGATGTCAgattcggcaaaaaaaattgcacacgTAAAATACAACTCAAAATTCGACTCAAATTTAGGGTGTCtgattcaataaaaaaaaaattggacatgaagaagaaggaagaagaaatccTCGCAGTTACCCTTAAACCCTAAAAGCCCTTTTCATGGCTCATACTCCGCCCTAGTTACCCTTAAATCCTAAAATCCCTTTTCATGGCTCATGCTCCACCTCTCCCACCCCGCATTTCTACAATGGCGATGGATCTGAACAAGCTGCTCAACGCTACAATGGCCGTGGAGAAGGACGAGGCGGTGCTACGACGGTTACGTGATGCCGACCCGACGCTCTACTTATCCCCATCCACAGACCTCACCGTCGCCGCCTGCACGGCCTCACGACATATCTACTCCTCATTGGCGCCGCTCTCCTccgcgcagccgccgccgctccctaGCCTCCTCGTGGGCCCTGCCTTCGACGCCGAGCAGATTTTGTCCCAGATTGAGCTGCTCGCCTGCCCAATCCTCCCCCACCTACgtcgccagctccaccgccttGAGCAGCAACCCTCGTCGCAACCAACTCCTAAGAAGACGTTTGCAGAAGCCAAAGAAGAGCAATCCAGACAGATAAAACTAACCAAACACTCTCccttttaataaatataactctgCTTAGTCTAATTTCCCCCAGTCTAGTTATACGATGTAACTCTACGAAACATCATTCGAAaaatcaaacacaccctaaatATATAATGAACAACTGCGAAATAGTTGGATCACTAGGGCAGAAAAACATGAACATTTCAAGTCGGTAATCGTGAAATGAAGTCACACAATGGCAGTTTTCTTACGAAATCTTGTGGTTGAGAACATTAATTCGTTGGTTACCTCCAGGGTTCACAAAGTCGTTGAAAGCTGATcgaaaatcataaaaatcagTCAATTCGGTCTGCATAGAATTCTGAATTCGatcggtttttgaatttgaattcaaataaacaaaaaatcacaaaaaatctaaaaatactagagacaattataagaccttatgtgatattttaaaaaaatagtgtcatttgcatcatattttattgagaggaagtttagaaaaaaaagaaaacacgtGCTTTAAAGCGTGCAACTTATTTATTAACTCAcattaaagaaaatattaacatgcaaatacatattttctaTGTGTAGAGTGTACTTAAGAGGAtcaataaaattagtttcatttcatttagagttttatcaatttcttcataatttttacaaagttcacaagcataaagtgaacatattaAAAAAAGTACTTTAGTTAACTTTTtaatgtctaccattatttttcctacacaaataattgtttaattaaactaataaaagtggttttactaatttttgggatgtgatggattagttatgaattaatatatttgtaacacattaaaataactatttcataatttcatgtatttttagaagatatatgatcatgtaagaagactaaaaaaattggtttcatgatttttggattagcaaataattaactatgcatttaactaggtttcgcaaataaattttctcacagaaaatatacaattttttcatgagtataaatacttttataatgtagataatattacaagaaaactaacaaaatttgtttcatttgatttaaAGCTgtgatgaattagttatcgattttacaagattgagctattTTAATGGGTTTTCTTAGACTTTattgaaattcgataaaacaaCAGTTTTTGATGGAATTCGAGTGATTTTTGATCACAAACAAAATGGAAGAAATACGGTTGAATACCGAAAAATAGAGCAATTAATCGGTGAAGTCGTCTAGTTACTAAATGCCCAATTCATTCGGTATTTACCATGATCAAATCAGTTTGACTAAATGAATTCGACCGAATTTAATCAAATTTTCTGAATATCACGAATACCGGAATTCTCTGACTTTCTTATTTCGGGGTTCAAACGGATTTTTGAACCTTGTTACCTCCAGACTAATCATATGATCGTCGCGAGCTGCGCCGTAACAAATTGCAGCTTGGAAATCCTGCCCCACTGCATCGTGCATCGATGCTTCGCCTCGTCGGCGAGCGCATCTTTCTCGGCGACGCCATGGCCACCCTCACCGCCGCCTCAGCCTCGAACGCCGCCGATTCCAGCTTCTTCATCTGCTTCGGCATCTCCGCCTCCGTCTTCTTCATCTGCTACTGCCGGGGCCTCGCCGAGGAAGTCCGCCGCGTGGGCGCAGATAAGAATCGCGAGCTCCATGAGGGGGTTTCTACAAATCGCGAATAAAAATCGGGATCCACATGAGGGGTGTTTCAGCAAAAAGGGGGTTTTCTGCAAATATTTGGATCGCGATTAATGATCCCTATCCAAATTAGGGGTCCTTTTGCAAAATATGAgggttttttcttttgagaaaagcTAGCACTTCTTTCGTGCCTTCCTCCATCCGTCGGACTTCCCGATCTCTTCTCCCAagtcccgccgccgccgccgccatgccgCACCTTGTCCGCGAGCGCCTCTTTTTCGGCGACATTAACGACGCCATCGATGCCCTTaccaccgccgcctccaccaaCTTCACCCACGTCCTCTCCGTCGTCAGCTCCGCCTCCATCTCCTTCATCACCGACTGCCGCCCTGGCCTCGCCATCCCTACCGAGGAGGTCCACCGTGTGGTATCCGGCGAGGAGGGTGCGCCGGCTGTCTCCGCGGTGCCCCCCGGGCGGCTGATGCGGGTGGTGGAGCGCACCGGGGACGGGCTTCGGATCACGCGGATGGCCGTGCCGCTGCGGgacacggaggaggaggacctgCTCGACCACCTCGAGCCGTGCCTTGACTTCATCGACGAGGGTAGGGAGGTGGGGAGTGTCCTTGTCCATTGCTTTGCCGGGGTTTCCAGGAGGTAGGTACTCTTCTGGCGTCTGAAGCATCCGTCATGTTTAGCCATGGAATTTGGTTTGGCCTGAACAAACTGTATTGCTTTTTGGAAGCATTCAAAAGTTATATGTTACATAGCAGAACGAGGAGGGGGAATACATTTTTTAGGCGAAATGCATTATAAATTTGAAGTTAAAGATACGATTTTTGACTTAACCAATTAGACGCCTGTCAGATTTCACTGATTTCTTACTAATTAGTAATTTCAGGTAACTTCCCTTCTTACTAATTGTTAAAGATAA
Proteins encoded:
- the LOC133906552 gene encoding uncharacterized protein LOC133906552, with the translated sequence MSSLEEPLGLGDLPKLSINRLERFSSPSACRRATADDRSTGKYNNSCNGSTQMIFHGNSHLWHPQCHNTNSSCDGVELRDLPRKVLRDLPTFVKVVEVGPRDGLQNEKSNVPTSVKIQLIHKLVAAGLSVVEATSFVSPKWVPQLADAKEVLKGIQQVPDVRYPVLTPNLRGFEAAVAAGAKEVAVFVSASESFSKSNINCTIEESLVRYRDVTAAAKKHGIRIRGYVSCVIACPVEGTIHPLKVAYVAKELYDMGCSEISLGDTIGVGTPGSVAAMLEAVMSFVPVDKIAVHFHDTYGQALANILVSLQMGISIVDSSVSGLGGCPYAKGATGNVATEDVVYMLHGLGIETNIDLNRLMEAGDYISKHLGRPLGSKTATALRKLAN